From the Pleurodeles waltl isolate 20211129_DDA chromosome 6, aPleWal1.hap1.20221129, whole genome shotgun sequence genome, the window aagagcGAAAGAAGACATGTGGAGGAGAGATTAAAAAGGATGTAATGTGAAATTGGGGGCTGTGAGGGAATGTAAGCACCAGAGAGGGGGGAGCTAGAGGGAACTAGAGGCAGATAAAGGGAGAGGGGCGGTAAAAGAAACCCAGAAAAGTTTACAATAAGAAAGACAGCAAAGCGAGAAGAGGGCGGGGCAATAAGGGAGAGGAGTGGGGCAGGAGTATTGTCAGCGGAGAGAGCCCAAAAGTATCAGGGCATTTGCCCACCTCTCTGCACAAGACTCCAGGGCCACCCCTAAGGCTTGTTTGCCCAGCCACAACCCAGAGCCTCCAATGGAACAACACCTGGGGCGGAACAGCAGTGCTGGGGCGGAGGAGAGGAGCGCCCTTGGGGGCAGCCGCTGGCTGGCGGCCTTCCTCTGCTTCATCATCGTCCTCACCACGGCCGGGAACTCGCTGCTTATTGTGCTCATCCTCACTCAGCGCTCCCTCAGGAACACGTCCAACTTCTTCCTCGTGTCACTCTTTGCCGCCGACctgctggtggggctggtggtgatgCCGCCCGCTATGCTGAACCAATTGTACGGCCGCTGGGTACTGGAGCAGCCTTTCTGCTCCATCTGGCACTCTTTTGACGTAATGTGCTGCAGCGCCTCCATCCTCAACCTGTGTGCCATCAGCCTGGACCGCTACTTGCTCATCCTGTGCCCCCTGCAGTACAAGCTACGCATGGGCCCTTGCCGCGCTTTAGGCCTCATCCTGGCTGCCTGGAGCCTGGCCGCCCTGGCATCCTTCCTGCCCATCACCATGGACTGGCATGAGCTGGAGTTCGATGTTCGACCTGCCAATAACACGCTGCTTCGGGGGCAGGACCAGTGCCGCCTTCTGGTAAGCTTGCCTTATGCCTTGGTGGCATCATGCTTGACTTTCTTTCTGCCatctgtgggcatctccttcacctacaGCCGCATTCTGCTGGCCGCCAGGAAGCAA encodes:
- the LOC138301733 gene encoding 5-hydroxytryptamine receptor 6-like, encoding MEQHLGRNSSAGAEERSALGGSRWLAAFLCFIIVLTTAGNSLLIVLILTQRSLRNTSNFFLVSLFAADLLVGLVVMPPAMLNQLYGRWVLEQPFCSIWHSFDVMCCSASILNLCAISLDRYLLILCPLQYKLRMGPCRALGLILAAWSLAALASFLPITMDWHELEFDVRPANNTLLRGQDQCRLLVSLPYALVASCLTFFLPSVGISFTYSRILLAARKQAMQVAALTANMATNGEEPTQIKPGAKTTIRGTLAYRAPGLHYSSCNSIPDFLAPLAINSNHYIFLEDLNFHLEDPNNANSAKLQENMSIISLSHLVTIRMHSTGHILDPIFSTIDTAKFPHTTEVTWTDHNIVHFTIKGLPEALKRSITLPAATGERC